One part of the Mytilus trossulus isolate FHL-02 chromosome 11, PNRI_Mtr1.1.1.hap1, whole genome shotgun sequence genome encodes these proteins:
- the LOC134690877 gene encoding toll-like receptor 4: protein MNVLRIFYLVLFFLINKSLSSKCTTTRTGNDVFTDCHGRGFRYVPRDVPNDTTCLDLSDNELSVISNFTFSRLQYVSSLKLSSAQISVIESKAFSGLVELTSLNLRNNTLDIHSLLENVFNSLPFLRILDLSQNNFHQYPEKVLENLSNLEILSINGINEQTFGNGFQSLSKLTYLNFHPCSINRIDNTTFDVFKNIHLKELILNCKIRYVEPGALTPFQSIERLDISRNFNNVRISYLLQLLNGLMDRNVTSIDFSNNFRTIPAADVLLASQFAMIGAVCVKEVDLSGNRIISIQSGGINLMKHKNCLEKLILKENSIWGDRSLAIEIVKLVNLCWLDISNQETLHVKTETNKNKTDVRRQDKTDTKYFSDKLTYVFHLPHNLQYIDASYFGSRNTRLNNINFTNAGKLDFLNLAGNKFKNCLGHFHGLSHLQTLDISDFNCSELDLKMISFMPYLKTLISIRTHLTVGLQNDVNGDFLKQLFGLKQIDFSENDFVTFNKHMFVSQYRSLISLDLSKNKFSKFPIQISKFSTLKKLSLVQNRIVFLQKFDMHQLENYQRDKHINFELLLNDNNFVCNCESIDFVRWLQETNVTLDNNRNYSCVYIDNSEKTTVYAYTHLNFIESKCLSKIWLTITIILVVVFLLLLTAISLAYKYRITLHFWYLHIRRKYRHYTALEGDYKEYKYNAFVAYCNEDEVWVCGSLVNYLEKTNGLSLCLHDRDFAAGRLIMDNIIDAIFESKKVVLVISEEFLKSSWCEFELDMARMKMFQDNRDMLVVVLLDKLSPSQMPISLQRIWNKVTCLEFDETICSNQNGNFEHLFWKRLYEAVVM from the coding sequence ATGAACGTTCTAAGGATATTCTACTTAGTGTTGTTTTTCCTCATAAATAAAAGTCTATCTTCAAAGTGTACAACAACTAGAACCGGAAATGATGTTTTTACTGATTGTCATGGAAGGGGTTTCCGGTATGTTCCTAGAGATGTTCCTAACGATACGACATGTTTAGACTTGTCTGACAATGAGTTGTCCGTTATATCTAACTTCACGTTTTCCAGACTTCAATATGTTTCTAGTTTGAAGTTATCATCGGCTCAGATATCAGTTATTGAGTCAAAAGCGTTTTCTGGATTAGTTGAACTGACTTCTTTGAACCTGCGCAATAACACTCTTGATATCCATTCTTTACtggaaaatgtttttaattcattacCTTTTTTGAGAATTTTAGATTTGTCACAGAATAACTTCCACCAATACCCTGAGAAAGTTTTAGAAAACTTATCTAACTTAGAGATATTATCAATCAATGGTATCAACGAACAAACTTTTGGAAACGGATTTCAATCTCTAAGTAAATTAACATATCTGAATTTTCATCCTTGTTCGATAAATAGAATAGACAATACAACATTTGATGTTTTTAAGAACATACACTTGAAGGAACTGATTTTGAATTGTAAGATAAGGTACGTGGAACCAGGCGCTCTCACCCCATTTCAGTCAATAGAAAGACTTGACATTTCAAGGAACTTTAATAATGTGCGGATATCGTACCTGCTGCAATTACTTAACGGTCTTATGGACAGAAATGTAACATCAATAGACTTTAGCAACAATTTCAGAACTATCCCAGCCGCTGACGTGTTATTGGCGTCACAGTTTGCAATGATTGGTGCAGTCTGCGTAAAAGAAGTCGATCTGAGTGGTAACCGTATTATATCGATACAGTCAGGGGGAATAAAtctaatgaaacataaaaattgCTTAGAAAAACTTATTCTCAAAGAGAATAGTATATGGGGTGACCGTAGTCTTGCCATAGAAATTGTTAAACTGGTAAACCTTTGTTGGTTAGATATATCAAACCAGGAAACGTTACACGTCAAAACGGaaactaataaaaacaaaaccgaTGTGCGTCGTCAAGATAAGACAGATACAAAATATTTCTCTGACAAATTAACGTATGTTTTCCATCTACCACATAATCTGCAATATATCGATGCATCATATTTTGGCAGTAGAAATACTCgtctaaataatataaatttcacAAATGCTGGTAAATTAGATTTCTTAAATCTAGCtggaaataaattcaaaaattgtctTGGACATTTCCATGGACTGTCACATTTACAAACACTGGACATATCGGATTTTAATTGTAGTGAGCTTGATCTAAAGATGATCAGTTTTATGCCATACCTCAAAACACTAATTAGCATAAGAACACATTTAACTGTCGGATTACAAAATGAtgtaaatggtgattttttaaaacagttatttGGGCTGAAACAGATTGACTTCTCAGAAAATGACTTTGTTACGTTTAATAAACACATGTTTGTATCACAATATCGTTCCCTCATTTCACTGGatttatcaaaaaacaaattttcaaaatttccaatTCAAATCAgcaaattttcaactttaaagAAACTAAGTCTCGTTCAAAATCGAATTGTTTTTCTGCAGAAATTTGATATGCATCAACTAGAGAACTACCAACGTGATAAACATATCAACTTTGAGCTTCTTTTGAATGACAATAATTTCGTTTGCAATTGTGAATCGATCGATTTTGTGAGATGGCTCCAGGAAACAAACGTTACACTAGATAACAACCGGAATTACTCGTGTGTGTATATTGATAACAGCGAGAAAACAACAGTTTATGCATACACGCATCTTAATTTCATTGAGAGTAAATGCCTCAGTAAGATATGGCTTACCATTACAATAATTCTTGTGGTGGTTTTTCTTCTACTTTTAACAGCAATTTCGTTAGCCTACAAATATAGAATAACTCTACATTTTTGGTACCTACATATCCGCCGGAAGTATCGCCATTACACAGCATTGGAAGGAGATTATAAAGAGTACAAGTATAATGCATTCGTTGCTTATTGTAATGAAGATGAAGTATGGGTTTGTGGGTCTCTcgttaattatttggaaaagaCAAATGGTTTGTCGTTATGTTTACACGACAGAGATTTTGCAGCTGGGAGACTCATTATGGATAATATCATAGACGCCATTTTCGAAAGCAAAAAAGTGGTCCTTGTTATTAGTGAAGAATTCCTAAAAAGTTCATGGTGCGAGTTCGAACTTGATATGGCGAGAATGAAAATGTTCCAAGACAACAGAGATATGTTGGTTGTTGTCTTGTTGGACAAACTTTCTCCTTCACAAATGCCAATTTCCTTACAGAGAATTTGGAACAAAGTGACATGCCTAGAATTTGATGAAACAATCtgttcaaatcaaaatggcaattttgaacatttattcTGGAAAAGATTATATGAGGCAGTCGTGatgtaa